Genomic segment of Acidobacteriota bacterium:
CCTTCGGGACGGGTGAGACCGCTGCTCATCACCGTTTCATCGCGGTGCATGCGTTGCCTGACGTCGATCGGTCGGCGGAAGATCTCCTGGCGCAAGCGCTGCAAGGAGGTATCGGTGCCGCCACCGCTGGCGGTGACGCCGGCGGTGCCCGCCCCGTAGTCCTGGATCAGGCCGTCGATGATCGGCGGCGGTGGCGGCGCGGTGCCGAGGCTGGGATCGTAGGCGTAGACATCGTTGGTTCGCTCGAGGGTGGTCGCCTGGATGTCGGCCTTGCGCCGAGTCAGGCTTTGGGCCCGGCGGCGGGTGTCGTCGTAGAGCTGATCGAAGGACATGCCGTTGCGCGCGTCGAAGAAGGCCGCCACGGCGGTGGGCAAGGCCGGCGAGATGGTCTGGGTGTTGTTGATCGCCGTCCCTCCGTTGACCGTGTAACAGCCCTCGGCGATGGCCAGGGCGATGGGGCGTACGTCGATCGGCTGGTTGCCGGTGGCCACCGGGTGGTTGTTGAGCTCATCGCCGATGCGCTGAGGGTTGGGGCCTTGGGTGAGACGATCGAAAAGCTCGACCCCCCGTCCTTCGTCGCTCCGCGGCTGGGTCGAGTGGTGCAGCGTCAGGAAGGCTTGATCGCGCTTGACCTCGGTCCCGCTGGTGCCCGCTCGGCGGTTGAATTCATAGGAGATCGTCGGGCCGCTGCCGGTGGGGCGCGGCTCGGTGGTGACGGCGGTGCCCGTTGGGTCGAAGCCGAACACGACATGGCCGTCGTTGGCGCCGCCATTGAAGACATCGCGTCGGATGCGGTGATCGGGGACTCCGGTGGCGGCGGCGATGGTCGAGCCATTGGGCACATTGGGGGGCTGCAGCTCGAGCTGTTCGATGATCGATCGCACCTCGGGCTCGGTTTGCCAGGTCCAGAGGTTGAAGAGCTTGCGGAAGGCGGCGGCTTCGACCGTGCCGCGGTAAATGCGATCGCGATTGAATGGCAACATGCCGCCCCAGCTGTCATAGGTGTCCCAGTTGGGCTTGGACTTGGCCGGGATCGAGCGCGGCGTGATGCCATCGGTCCCCGGAGTGGTTCCGCGGTTGAGCACGTTGCGCGTCGTGTGGCAGGCGAAGCACTTCTTATCGTCGATGGAGACGCCCCGTGGGCGGCGCGGGAAGCGCGCCTGGACGCCGGGGGTGGCGGGATCGATGTCGTCGCCCATCGGATCGATGTCGTCGAGGACGATTTCATGAAAGCGGAAGTTCTTGAGAGCCGGGTCGAACTGCATGAACTCGATGGCGTTGGGGTGCGAGCCCGGATAGGAGCTGTGCGTCGTCATGCCGACGGTGAAGACATGCCGGGCGTCGGCACTGGGCATCAGAATGCGCGGTGACTCGGCGGTTCCCGTTTGCAGGCTCTCGGAGCGCGGCATCAGAATCCAGTTCTGCTTGTAGTCGTCCGGCAGGGCGGCGATGAACTCGGCCGGCGTATCGATCCCGGCGTTGGCCGCAAGGCCGAGAAAATCGCCGATGCCGCTGCGACTGCGGTCGGCGGCGACGTCGGCGATCTGGGCCGGAGTCAGGCGGTTGATGGCGGTGGCGGGATTGAAGTTCGCCCTGACGGAGTAGGTTTGGCCGGCCGCCAGGGTGAGGCGGCATTGGTCGGCGGGCGTCGCCGGCAGAGAGTCCGGGCAATCGCCCCCCCAGCCGGTGAAAGTCGATCCGCTGTCTTTGGGCGCCGCGGTGAGAGTGAGGACAGTGCCGGCGGTGAAGCCGCGGGTGCAAACCTCGGTCACACCCGGAGACACGGCTCCGCAGGCGATCGGCGAGCCAGAGATTTGCCCTTCGCCGAGGCCTGTCGGCATGACGCGCAAGGTCTGAGCGGTGGCAGGTAGCGCGATGGTGAGGAGGACGAAAAGCGTTCCGAGCGATCGGTGAATAGCTGCCGCGGGATGGAGGCAGGGGTGGTTCATATTTACTCCCAGTCGTAGGCTCACTACTTCAGAAACTGCAGGGTGACTGGTTGTATAGGTGAACGGCCCGCGGCCGGTGTTACCTCGCGGTGCAGTCCCGCATCGCTCGCCGGAGGTCGAAGGCACGGGTCGGCCTGCGACCGGCCCTTGGGACCGTCGCGGAAGGCCTCGCCTTGGATGGAGAGCGTTTTCTGGGGGCGCTCAGCCCCCTGAAACAAACGGCTAGCAGTGCTGGAAAAGCCGCGAAGCGGAATCTTTCAGCAACCTGCTAGCAGGCTGCTGAAAAAGCCGCGTGGCGGCTTCTTCAGCGCCTGCTGTTTATTTCAGGGGGGCTAAAAGGCGCCCCCCTCAGGCGCGCGCATGTCGCGCGCCTTCACCCCCGTCCTCGGCGCCGAAGGCGCCGCCTCGCCCGCGGGGCGCGGGGTTCCACGCGGGCCAGAAGCCCTCGAACCTGAACTTTTTCAGCAGCCTGCTAGCTCGCTTAAGGAGAGCTCACCAGGATCCGCTCGTCGCCGACGCGGCGGGTGAAGCCGCTGGAGTCGAGGTGCTCGAGGAGCGGCAGGGCGAGCTTGCGGGTGAGGTCGAAGCGGTCTTTGAAGTCGGGCACCGAGAAGCGCTCCCAGCCGCTGGCGGCGAGATCTTGGCGCAATGCCTCGAGGGTCTTCTCGGCGACGATCAGGCCTCCCGGCAGGCGCACCACCTGGCCTTCGTCGATGACGAAGCGCAGGGCCGCGTCGAAGGCCTCGCCGGCGCCGCCGACGATCAGCGCCAGTCCCTCGGCGCTGTTTGCCGCCAGTCCGGCCGCCTCGGCCTCCTCGACCAGCCGCGCGGCGATCTCGGCTTCGGCTCCCGCAAGCTCGACGCGGCGGCCCGGCTGGCGCAGCAAGCGGCCATCGACTTCCACGATGTTGCGCTCCGTCAGGAGGTCTAGAAGGTACTGCACCAGCGGCGGTGGCGAGGCCGGCAAGATGCGCCGGATGGCCTCCGCCTTCGGGATGCCGCGGGCCAGACGATCTTTCGCGAAGTAGGCCGCGAGGACTTTGCGGGCCCGCGTCTCGACGCCCGCGATGCAGGCGGGGTCGAGCCACAGGTCGCTGCTGTTGGGAACCTCGATCAGGCGCTCCTGCTCGGCTAGCTGGCGCAGCTCGGCGACCACCGCCGAGGCCGGGACTCCGAGGCGTCGAGAGATCTGCTCGGTGGCGATGCCGCGCTCGCGCTCACCGCGGGCCCAGCTCTCGATGGCGCTGGCGCGATCTCCCACCAGGCCTTCCAGGCTGGCGGCGATCTCGGCCTTGCGGCGCCGCCGCCAGCGCGGGTCGAGGATGTCACCGCCTCCGAGGGTGGTGAGCGGCGAGGGGCGCCGGATGATGAAGCGGTCGCCGCGGATGGCGTTGACCGGGGCCGCCAGGCGAAGCTCCACCAGGCCCTCCTCTCCCGGCTCCAGGGCCTTGCCGTCGAGCGGGCGCAGGCGGCCGATGACCTCGCTCGAGTAGAGGTGGAGACGGATCGGCGTGGTGCCTTCGATGGCGTCCGGGGCGTCCGGCAGCAGGCGCAGGCGGGCCGCCAGGATGCGACTGCCCTCGAAGATTCCGGGGGTGGTCAGCTGTAGGCCGCGGGAGAGCTCGTCGAGGTCGACGCCGGTGAGCTGCAGGGAGGTGCGCTCGCCGGCGGCGGCGACCTCGCGCGCCTGGCCGTGGACCTGGACGCTGCGCACCCGCACCGCCTGCCCGGAGGGCATCAGCTCGAGCGCGTCGCCGGGACGGACCTGGCCGCTCGCCAGGGTGCCGGTGGCGATCACCCCCAGACCCTTGAGATGGAAGGCGCGATCGATCGGCAGGCGGGCGGGGTCGTGATCCGCCACCTGTACCGCCTGCCGGCGCCCGAGGTCGAGAATCGCCTGACGCAGCTCGGCGATGCCCTCTCCGGTGAGGCTCGACACCTGGTGCACCGGCGCGTCGGCGAAGGGGGTGTCCTCGAGCAGCTCTTGCAGCTCGAGCTCGGCGAGCTCCAGCACATCGTCCGGCGCCAGGTCTTTTTTGGTCAGGACCACCAGGGCGGAGGGGATGGCGAGCAGCGAGCAGATGGCAATGTGCTCGCGGGTCTGGGGCATCACCCCTTCGTCCGCCGCCACCACCAGCAGCAGGATGCGAATTCCGCCCAGGCCGGCCAAGGCGTTGTGCAGAAAACGCTGATGTCCGGGGACGTCGATGAACCCCACCTGGAGATCCTCCTCGGCGAGGTGGGCGAAGCCGAGGTCGATGGTGATGCCGCGCTCCTTCTCCTCGGCCCAGCGGTCGCAGTCGACGCCGGTGAGGGCACGCACCAGCTCGGTCTTGCCGTGGTCGATATGGCCGGCGGTGCCGACGATGACGCGCAGCATCAGGATGGGGAAGGGGGTCGGTTCATGGTCGTCGAATGCCTTCGGTTGGCAAGTCTGAGCAAGGTGGGGGAGCCGGGCTTGTCTGAGATTGCTGCCTTGGCGCGGGTGTCGGCACCGCTCATAGGGCGCGGCATGCGGCCACCAGGGGCGCGATCTCGTCGGCCGCCAGGGTGGTGAGGTCGAGGAGCAGGGCGTCGTCCGAAACCCGGCCGAAGATTGCTGGATCACCGGTGCGCAGGCGCGCCGCCAGCGAGCTCGCGGTCTCCCGGCTCGGGGTCAAGCGCACCGCCCAGCTCGCGAAGTCGAGGGTCGGCATCGAGCCGCTGCCGGCCTGGGCCCGGCTGGGAACCGCTTCGCAGTGGATCGCCGGCAGCTCCTGGAGCTCGGCAGCGAGGGCTCGGGCACGCTCTTCGAGCTGCTCGCGATCGGCCAACAGGCGGCGCAGCACCGGTAGCGCGTCGATCGCCGCTTCGGGCCCGCCGCGGTAGAGCTGCAGGGTGGCTTCGAGGGCGCTGTAGATCAGCCGCCCCGGGCGGAAGGCGCGGAACAGCGGGTGGCGCCGGCAGCGCTCCACCGCCTCGCGTCGGCCGGCGATGATGCCGGCCTGGGGACCGCCCACCAGCTTGTCGCCGCTGAAGCAGACCAGGTCGGCGCCGGCGGCGATGGAGCGCGCCACCGGCGGCTCGCCGGGGCGACCGAGGGGGCCGAGGTCGATGAGGGAGCCGGATCCGAGGTCGTGGACCACCGGGATGCCGTGCTCGCGGCCGATCGCCGCCAGCTCTTCGATCTCGACCTCCTTGGTGAAGCCCTCGACGCGATAGTTCGAGGTGTGAACCTTGAGGATCATGGCGGTGTTTTCGTCGATCGCCTGACGATAGTCGCGGGCATGGGTGCGATTGGTCGTGCCGATGTCGACCAACCGCGCCCCGCTCTCCTCCATGATGTCGGGGATGCGATAGGAGCCGCCGATCTCGACCATCTCACCGCGCGACAGCAGCACGCCGCGACCCCGCGCCAGGGCCGCCAGGATGATCAGTGTGGCGGCGGCGTTGTTGTTGACCACGGTGGCCGCTTCGCAGCCGGTGAGCTCGCGCACCAGGCGGCCGCAGCCCTCGTCGCGGCCGCCGCGCTCGCCGCTCTGCGGGTCGATCTCGAGCCGTTGCGCACCGGGACCGACGGCGGCCAGCCGTTGGGCCACGGCGGGCGCCAGGGGGGCGCGGCCGAGGCCGGTGTGGAGGATCACCCCGGTGGCGTTGATCACCGCCGAGTAGTAGGGCCGGGCGCGCTTCTCGAGGGCTTCCGCCAAGCGTGCCGCGATGGCTTCCGGGGCGAGGTCTTCGGGTCCCGCTTCGCCGGCTCTGACGGCCTGCCGCAGGCGGTCCAGCAGGTGGCGCGTTTGGCCCACCACCTCGCGTCGCGGATGGTCCTCGAGAAGGCGGCCGACGGCGGCGCTGGCGAGCAGTTGGTCGACGGGCGGAATCGCCCTCAGCAGGTTCTCTTCGGTCATCGGCCCGGGCCTCCGGATAGGTCGGCGGGATGATAGCGCAGGAGCCTCCACCGGGGCTCCTCCAGGGCCTCGATTCGGGTCCTCTGAGGCCTCTGAAACAGCCTTCCAATGGTCAGGCCGAAACGGCGTATCGTCTTTACCTATATGGGTTTCGGCCAATCGAGCAAATTGGGAGAAGAAAAGGTCTAGGGCCAGATCTACGGTTGATCGTGAGCTGATACATGGACCTCGAAGGAAGCCGATCAAGGGCTTCGGCCCGGTTTCCAAGGGGGTAGAAAAACGAGTTTCATTCGCGCCGTCCGAGCCTCTTCGAACCCTTTCTTTCGGGGCGGTTTGGGCGGAACGGTTACGAAGGGCCTGAGAAGTCGAGTCACCAAAACTCACGAACAGGAGGTACCCATGCTGAAAGAGCGGAAAGCCGGTAGAGACGCCTTGCTGTTGAGCGTCCTCGCTTTCGCGTTGATCGCCCTCGGGGTCACCCCGGCGATCGCCGATGCCGGTGCCAGCAAGTCGCTGGTCGAGTGGGACGCCGAGGCGTCTGAAGAGCTGGAGCACGCCTACCACATGCTTCACGATTCCTGGAACAAGCTGGATGTGGCGGCGCTCCAGAACATGTTGATCGGCGACGACGTGCTCGCGACCTTCGACATGGATCCGGACACCCATCAGCCCATCAAGCTGAACTCCAAGGCCGACATGGACGACTTCACCTCGCGGGTGATCTCCGGCTTCAAGGCCGAGAACATCAAGGTGAATGCCAAGCACCCGATGATCAAGTGCCGCGCCTCCAATGGCATCGGCATCTGCACCGAGGAGTGCACGATCCACCTCTCGATGCCGAATGGCGAGAGCGCGGTCGAGCTGCTTCGGGCCTCCGCCGTCGCCGTCAAGCACGTCGATGGCTGGAAGTTCATCCAGTGGCACATGTCCCAGGCCGGTCCGCTCGAGACCTTCGACGCCAACGGCAATCGGGTCGCGAAGTAGGGGTCCATCGGACACCGATTCCAGCTCGACAAGTCGATTGATTCAAGGAGACTTTGATGACAAGAACCTCGAAGCTTCTCTGGGTGGCGCTGCTGGCGCTCCTCATGCTCGCGGTGGTGGGGCCGACCACCGTCGCGGCAGAGGAGAGCACGGCGGCATTCGCCCAGGACTCGAAGAAGGGGAATGCCGATGATCCGGACGGCACGCGCCGGATCGAGGAGGCCATCCGCCTCTTCAACGGAAACTGGATTCTCTACAAGCGCTACAACCCGGATGGTTCCGAGCACCGGCAGCCCCTCCAGGGCACGACGGTCATCGACCTGAAGCCGGTCTACTCGACCTTCGGAATTCTCGGCACTCGCGCCCTGGGCACCATCGCGGCTCAGGAGTCCGGTGTGCTCGACGAGCGCTGCGACAACTGTGGTCCGGCGGAGGCCCGTGGCCGTCCGTTCAAGATCGAGTCGAACGGCACTTGGGCCGTCACCCTCGGCGAGGACGAGAACAAGTCCTTCGTCGTGAAAGTCGCCGCGACCTCGCGGATCAAGGGCAACTACGCGCCCTACCTCGACGGACTGAACGTCAAGGTCGATACCTCTTACCGGATCGCGAAGCCGGGCAACACCCTGCGGGATGGTGCCATGCTCAACATGCTGAAGCCGGTGATGTTCGCCAATCAGTCCTCTCCTCCCACCACCGATGACGGTGAATTCATTCCGCAGCATGAGACTGCGGACAGTTGTTGAGCTGCCGAAGCCCTCGCCGTGAGCGAGGATGGCACGATGCGCATCGACTACACCCACGGTGCACACGACATTTGGGTGAAAGAGGGAAGCCCCGGCGCCGTCCGCCTGAAGGTGGGCCGCTGATCGAGCTTCTGCAGGACTGAAGGCGTGAGGAGCGGGTCGCCCGGTGGGCAGCCCGCTCCCAGGCCGATCGCGGCTTCGAGAGGTTCTCTGGAAGCCGCGATTTGCATTTTCTAGATTCGCGGGTGCCCTATTCCGCGGCGGGGGTGAGCATGCGACGAGTCGGTCTCAAGGTGTTTTGTATTTTGGCGTTGGTGGCGGCTCTCGGGCTGCTGCTCATGACCCACGGGGCGTTGCAGGACAGCCCCGGAACGCGCACGACGCTGCGCGATACTCCTGCCCCCCTCGAGAACCTCTCGGGCCTGGGCTGGGACGGCGAGGCTCTGTGGATGACCGTCGATGGTGGCGGGGGCATCCATCGCGTCGATCCCCACAGCTGGGAGGTGCTGCACCGCTTCGATTTCGCGATCGAGAAGACCGGTGGCATCACCTGGGACGGCACCCATCTCTGGCAGCTCGCCTACGAAGTCCAGAAGATCTTCCGCCTCGACCCCGAGAGCGGCGAAATCCTCGAAGAGTTCCCGACACCGGGCGAGGGCATGTGCGCCGGGCTCACCTATGACGGCGAATCGCTGTGGGCCTCGAACTTCAGCGACAAGAAGTTCTATCGCCTCGACCCCGACGACGGTGGGCGGGTGATCGAGTCCATCGGCGGCTACTTCGAAGCCACCGGGCTGGCCTGGGACGGCGAGTACCTGTGGAACGGCCTGCTGGTGGGCACCGAAAGCTTCGGTCAAGATCCGCCGTACACCGGTTTCGTTCAGCAGCGCGATACAGAGACCGGCGAGACCCTCTCCGTCTACCACGTGCCCGGGGTCGGCGCCGGCGCCGCCGCCTGGGTGCCGGGCCAGGCCGAGGCCGCCAGTCGCTACTGGTGGTACGACTACTTCCACAACCGCATCGTCGAGGTGCGTCGGGAACGCGACCCCCTGTTGGGCTTGCGGACCTGGGCCGCCCTCGCTTTCTTGCTCGCCGCCGTGGCCGCGGTGGCGGCGCTCCGGGTCTAGATCAAAGCGAAAGGAAAGAGAGCACGCATGAGCGGCAGGCCGCAGCCGGTTGCCATCGTCGGGATCGCTTGCCGATTCCCGGGAGCGTCGGATCCTGCGGCCTACTGGCGTTTGCTCGAAAGCGGAGGTTGCGCCCTCAGCGAGGTGCCGACGGACCGCTGGGACGCCGTCGAAGCGGCGGAGGGGCGCGAGGGTGCCTTGCCGGCGCTGCGCTGGGGGGGCTTCCTGCCTCGCATCGATGCTTTCGATGCGGCCTTCTTCGATCTGTCGCCGCGCGAGGCGGCGGAGATGGATCCGCAGCAGCGGCTCGCCCTCGAGCTGGCCTTCGA
This window contains:
- the selB gene encoding selenocysteine-specific translation elongation factor, producing the protein MLRVIVGTAGHIDHGKTELVRALTGVDCDRWAEEKERGITIDLGFAHLAEEDLQVGFIDVPGHQRFLHNALAGLGGIRILLLVVAADEGVMPQTREHIAICSLLAIPSALVVLTKKDLAPDDVLELAELELQELLEDTPFADAPVHQVSSLTGEGIAELRQAILDLGRRQAVQVADHDPARLPIDRAFHLKGLGVIATGTLASGQVRPGDALELMPSGQAVRVRSVQVHGQAREVAAAGERTSLQLTGVDLDELSRGLQLTTPGIFEGSRILAARLRLLPDAPDAIEGTTPIRLHLYSSEVIGRLRPLDGKALEPGEEGLVELRLAAPVNAIRGDRFIIRRPSPLTTLGGGDILDPRWRRRRKAEIAASLEGLVGDRASAIESWARGERERGIATEQISRRLGVPASAVVAELRQLAEQERLIEVPNSSDLWLDPACIAGVETRARKVLAAYFAKDRLARGIPKAEAIRRILPASPPPLVQYLLDLLTERNIVEVDGRLLRQPGRRVELAGAEAEIAARLVEEAEAAGLAANSAEGLALIVGGAGEAFDAALRFVIDEGQVVRLPGGLIVAEKTLEALRQDLAASGWERFSVPDFKDRFDLTRKLALPLLEHLDSSGFTRRVGDERILVSSP
- a CDS encoding nuclear transport factor 2 family protein, which codes for MLKERKAGRDALLLSVLAFALIALGVTPAIADAGASKSLVEWDAEASEELEHAYHMLHDSWNKLDVAALQNMLIGDDVLATFDMDPDTHQPIKLNSKADMDDFTSRVISGFKAENIKVNAKHPMIKCRASNGIGICTEECTIHLSMPNGESAVELLRASAVAVKHVDGWKFIQWHMSQAGPLETFDANGNRVAK
- the selA gene encoding L-seryl-tRNA(Sec) selenium transferase translates to MTEENLLRAIPPVDQLLASAAVGRLLEDHPRREVVGQTRHLLDRLRQAVRAGEAGPEDLAPEAIAARLAEALEKRARPYYSAVINATGVILHTGLGRAPLAPAVAQRLAAVGPGAQRLEIDPQSGERGGRDEGCGRLVRELTGCEAATVVNNNAAATLIILAALARGRGVLLSRGEMVEIGGSYRIPDIMEESGARLVDIGTTNRTHARDYRQAIDENTAMILKVHTSNYRVEGFTKEVEIEELAAIGREHGIPVVHDLGSGSLIDLGPLGRPGEPPVARSIAAGADLVCFSGDKLVGGPQAGIIAGRREAVERCRRHPLFRAFRPGRLIYSALEATLQLYRGGPEAAIDALPVLRRLLADREQLEERARALAAELQELPAIHCEAVPSRAQAGSGSMPTLDFASWAVRLTPSRETASSLAARLRTGDPAIFGRVSDDALLLDLTTLAADEIAPLVAACRAL
- a CDS encoding glutaminyl-peptide cyclotransferase; translation: MRRVGLKVFCILALVAALGLLLMTHGALQDSPGTRTTLRDTPAPLENLSGLGWDGEALWMTVDGGGGIHRVDPHSWEVLHRFDFAIEKTGGITWDGTHLWQLAYEVQKIFRLDPESGEILEEFPTPGEGMCAGLTYDGESLWASNFSDKKFYRLDPDDGGRVIESIGGYFEATGLAWDGEYLWNGLLVGTESFGQDPPYTGFVQQRDTETGETLSVYHVPGVGAGAAAWVPGQAEAASRYWWYDYFHNRIVEVRRERDPLLGLRTWAALAFLLAAVAAVAALRV